The following coding sequences lie in one Musa acuminata AAA Group cultivar baxijiao chromosome BXJ1-8, Cavendish_Baxijiao_AAA, whole genome shotgun sequence genomic window:
- the LOC135587223 gene encoding momilactone A synthase-like, whose protein sequence is MATCSDLPADAKKLEGKVALITGGASGIGECTAKLFCRHGAKVVVADVQDELGTAVCSGLGPAASFIHCDVTSEDDVSAAVDHAVAKFGRLDIMFNNAGITGAACHNILQCEKSDFERVVGVNLVGPFLGTKHAARVMIPARKGSIITTSSLAGVIGAAASHAYTCSKHAVVGLTKNAAAELGQFGVRVNCVSPAAAATPLAMRYVGLEGEAFDMAMTAVANLKGVSLGTEDVADAVLYLASDDSKYVSGHNLVLDGGCSVAYPSFNLFKREESL, encoded by the exons CCGACGCAAAGAA ATTGGAAGGTAAGGTTGCCCTCATCACCGGTGGAGCCAGCGGCATCGGCGAGTGCACCGCCAAGCTCTTCTGCCGTCACGGAGCCAAGGTCGTCGTCGCCGACGTCCAGGACGAGCTCGGCACCGCAGTCTGCAGCGGTCTCGGCCCGGCCGCCTCCTTCATCCACTGCGACGTCACCAGCGAAGACGACGTAAGCGCCGCGGTCGACCACGCCGTCGCAAAGTTCGGCCGACTTGACATCATGTTCAACAACGCCG GCATCACCGGCGCCGCCTGCCATAACATCCTCCAGTGCGAGAAGTCCGACTTCGAGCGGGTGGTGGGCGTCAACCTGGTGGGGCCGTTCCTGGGGACGAAGCACGCGGCTCGCGTCATGATCCCGGCGCGCAAGGGGAGCATCATCACCACCTCGAGCCTGGCGGGGGTCATCGGCGCCGCTGCCTCGCACGCGTACACCTGCTCCAAGCACGCGGTGGTGGGGCTGACGAAGAACGCGGCGGCGGAGCTGGGCCAGTTCGGCGTCCGGGTGAACTGCGTGTCGCCTGCGGCGGCGGCGACGCCGCTGGCGATGAGATACGTGGGGCTCGAGGGCGAAGCCTTCGACATGGCCATGACCGCCGTCGCCAACCTCAAAGGGGTGAGCCTGGGGACGGAGGACGTGGCCGATGCGGTGCTCTACTTGGCGAGCGACGACTCCAAGTACGTCAGTGGGCACAACCTTGTGCTCGATGGAGGATGCTCGGTGGCCTATCCTTCCTTCAATCTCTTTAAACGGGAGGAATCTCTTTAG